TTATGAGTTGCCACCCATTGCGCGGGAGCGAATCCAACTGGGCCAGCCAAAGCATAAGGGATTCCTGCAAAAGTGTTCCAGTGTGGGTTGCGATATGGCGGTGGCATGATGAAAAAATGTTTTTCCGATTGAAGTTCAACCTATCCTTAAAAAATTTGTCCTAAGAATCCCTCTTCAGCAATCAGGCCCCATTCCCCCCCGCGTTTGCTCATACATTCGCCTATCAGCATCCGGTCTCCGATTTTGGAAGAGAACGGCTATTTCTTTGGCCAGCAATCTGGCCGATGATGGCGTGACCACGAATTCCCAAGGAGGATGCGCCAGATTGTAACGGGCAAATGTTGTTCCTTTCTGCAACAATCCCGACCAATAAGGAGCTTGCGGATACACCACAACATGTGGCACGGGAAGATCGCATAACAGATCGGACAAGCCACTGCGCAAGCTGCAAACGCCCACGCAGGCCATCGCCGTGGCACGCACATCTGGAAGCGCAATTTGCATGGATTCCCATCCGGGAGGTGGTTGGCTCCCTAGTGCCGCGTTGAGCACGACTCTCAATCCTGCGGAGACAAGTTCACTCCTTAGATCAAGCCAGAATGATTCCTCAATGCCACTTGTGGGTGTTGTTGTTGTTGTCGTGCTGACAAGAATCGTGGTAGCTGGATCGAACCCGCATGCCCTCAATGCATCAGTGGCCCGGGCGACATCGGCCATCGAAGGTCGCAGGGCCGTGCTTAATGTCGCCTGTGGGGTAAGTCCTAAACGGCAGCGATATGCGTCGATAAAATGAAACCCGCCATAACCGACAGCGCGCATCAGTTCCAAGCCCGGAAAGTGAGCATAATAAAATGCCCCGCCCCGAATCACCGGAGTCGTGATTGTCGATGGTTTTATCGTGGTCGGCCAGTCCAGATATCGCTCCGCCTTTGGAAAGAGACCGCTGAGAAAAGACAGTCTGGCCTTGCCAGCCATCCAGACGCGGAGACCATAACGCTCCCGAACTGCTTCCGCCAATCCTGCAACAATGTAGTGGTCGCCGATTCCCCAGTCGGCGACCAGCACACAGACGTCAGGAGGTGCTTGAAGCATAATACAGGAGGCTAAACAGACAAAATGGGGGATGACTGCGATTGCATCCCTGCGCGCCATTGTGGATGCCCGAGTTCGTCGGCAAGGTGCATCGCTTCCCATATGCACACATCCGCATTGAAATATTGCCATTGTCCCCACCGCCCCAGCCCATGCACGCCAAACGGCCTCAGGTGGTTGAGCACAGTCATCACTGAGGCAGCCCAGCCGCGTGACGGGACAGGATAGGCAAACGGATTAATTTCTGCATGGATCTCTCCCTGTCCGGCCTGCCAACGCTGCAGATTTGTCTCTCTGAAAATTCCGTTTGCGGCGCTGCGCGGCGCAAAATTGTGAATGAAAAAGCTGCGATGACGGGGCAACTGTTCATCTGGTTCATAGAGCCAGTGTGTGTCTGTTTCATAAGCGTCCTCATGCAGAGAGACGACCAGTTGCGTATGCCGCAGACGGCCAATGGCCTGCCGCGCTTCCTCGTTGAAAATCGGGGATCTTATCAGAGTCGGCCAAGGCGCCGTGTTGATGATCGTCCGGGCGCGAAACCGACCGTTGACGCATAGCACTCCACCAGGATTTTCTCGTTCGATTGTCGTCACTGGGCAATCTGTCAGCACAAATTTGTCCACCGGTTTGGCAATGGCATCAAACACCTGCTGAAAACCACCCGATGCCGGATAATAAAACTCGGCATGCGATGGCATATATTCTCGGCCAAACTCCCGGTTTAGGCACGCCTCGACAATCCGTCTTACGTCTATTCGAGGAATTTTGTGGAGCCAATCGATATCCATCTCGCTTGCGGGCACGCCCCATATCTTTCGATTGTAGGGCAGCATGTAACGCTCGGCAATGAGATCGCCCAGTTTCCAACGAATCCATGACTCAAAATGATCCGGCGGCGGGAGCCCCCGTGCCTCTCCGTTTTGCACCACGCTGATCAGATATTCTGCGCAAAGCGAGGATGGGAGTTGCCAGAGGTTGCTCTCCAGTGGAAAGTCCACCTCGCAGCCATCAATGACGATTCGCGACACACGTTGGAAAACATTGAATTCCGTCCGGGGCAAATGGCGAAAAATAAAATTCTGCACCTCTGGAAATTTCGTACACAGAAAATGACCGCCTCCGGTATCAAGCACATGCGGACCGATCCGCCGCGTGCGGCACAACCCCCCCGCCTCCGAACCGGCTTCTAGCAGGCAGATGCTCTCCACTCCGGACAACTGCAACAGTCGCGCCATGCTGACGCCCGAGATGCCTCCACCAATAATCAGATAATCGTAGATCATATTAAAATTCAGGACTGCTCATCTTCAGCAAGCTGCGCGCGAAGTTCATTGATACAAGCACTGCACAGGAACGGCATATAGCGATTGATTTTCATCACCGGCCAATGCCACCATTCGATACTTTGGAGAAAATCGATATGCTCATCGGGAAAACGCCATCGGATGTGACGCGCCGGTGACCCGGCAACAATGGCATAGGGGGGGACATCCTTGTTGACCAAGGAACATGCTCCAATGACTGCGCCGTTGCCAATGGTAACACCCCTGAAGAGCTTCACATCGTAGCCGATCCACACATCATGGCCGATACTAATTTCGCCACGATGAATACAGCCGCCATGCTCGGGCGCGGAGGGATAGGGAATTTCCTGCGTTCCAGGCCAGCGCTTGCGATGCCACTCATGCAAAAAAGGGTAGGTTGTAATCCAGTCGGTGCGGTGATCGAGACCTATGATTGTAAGATCCACGGCAATGGAACAAAAACGCCCGATAGAAACATGGACGGGAGCTTTACTGGGGTTTCGGAGACGATTGTCGTCGATATATGAATAATCTCCGATTTCCAGAGACAGGCCGGGATCAAGGGCGACACGATGGGGTGTTTGTGTGCGACTGGCGCATGGATTTGACAACGGTATCTGCTTCAATCCGGCAAGCAATGCAAGCGCAGTGCTATCGCTGGACCTTAGCCGTAAGACGCGGTCGAGTACCTGCGCGGCTTCCTGCTTCCGATCAAGCTTGATCAATACCGTCGCATATTGAATGAGCACATCCGGATTTTCAGGAGAAAGCTTCAGGGAAGCGTCAAATGCCAAGCAGGATGCAGCATAGTCTTCAATCTTAAAGGTGACTATACCCACTGCAGCATGAAGCTGAGCATGTTCGGGAGCAAGGACTACGGCCTGCTCTAGATATTGGCGGGCTCCATTCCAATCTTCGTTCGCAAAGCATACATTGGCCTGATGAAGTATCCTATTAAGCCGAGGCTGATCGATATTTTTTGGAGGCAAAATCATGAGAGAATGCACGGGATTTTATCAGCTCATATTATCAATGGCAGATGCACTTTCGGCTCCTGTGCGTCTGCAAGTTCATCTTTCGAAATCACGGATGCATCTTGGCGAGACAGGAGGTCGCTCCCAGCTGGATAAATGCCGTCAAACGGCGCCGGTTCCGGGCGGCCCGCCGCCAGCGAACGCCAGATCCAGTCACCCGCGTCGGGCATGACAAACGCCCCAGCCACGGCTTGTGCGCGGGCGACGAGTCCGGCATGTGTTTCCGGCTCCATCATGCGCCGTACGGTGTCTGCGACCGCACCCGGTTCATACGAGCAGCACATGCCGGTGCCCAGCGTGAGTACAAAGCGAGCCGCACAGGTTTCAGGACTGCCAAGCACCAGCATGGGAGTGTGCGTCTGGGTCAGGATAAACGCCATACGCGATGGCAGGCTGAGCCGGGTGATCCATTCGTTGTCCTCGCTCCCGTCCAGCATGCCACTGGGGATGATGACCAGAGGCATCTTCGCGATACGAGCCGCCAATTCCGGTTCAGACAGCGAAGCGAGCCTGCGGATGCCATCACATTCGAGTCCCTCATCGGAAGGCATCCAAGCGTAGTTGTGAGCCCCTCCTATCCACTCCAATGACAAACGACCGGACCGCGTGAGTTCTCGCAGTTGATTGAGCTGTCCGGCTGTCCAGATATTTCCCACCACCAGATGACGCGTAGAAGGCAACTTCGCCTGCCAGCAATTTTCACAACATTGCGCCACGGACGTCACAATGGGAGGCATCACTGCAAACGGCAGTCCGAAACATTTTTCATAGGCCTCCTTCATTTCCTGCGAGATAACCAGCCGCAAGCGCGACCGCTCGAACACCTGCTTTGCAATATTTCGCAAGCTCCCTCCCTTTCCGTAAACAAGCTGGTCATCCATGATGAAGATGCCCATGGGAGCGCCTGTCAGAATGCTAGCAATCAATGCATAGGCGAAATCCTGCGCCGAAAATGATACCACCAAGATACGCCTGATTTGATACTTCCCTAAGATGCCCTTCAAGAGATTGATCCGATTCTCCGTGGAGAGACCTGCCCGACCCAAGTCAAAGTGATCGCCTCCAAAATCCGTCTCGCCACCGAATTGGGACATCGAACGCAAGCACACAAAGGTATCCGCAGAGGGAAAATATCTTTGGAGAAGCACGCCTGTGCCATGCCGTCGATTGACTTCCGAGCTGGTAAGCAACAAGTCGCGCGGCTCACTCAGTTGCGCGGCGTTAACAAGTTTCAACCGGGGCATTGTGGCATACAACGCAGCCAAGCCGTCCGGAACAGCGTCCTCCAAAAACACCGTCACGTTAACCTCTGTCCGGCACCGCTCCTGAGTTGCCTCGTAATCCGGCAGAACTTTTTTCAGCCGCTGCGCATCCCCACTGAAATAGGGCTTCACTTCGCCAAGCTCGGCAAATGCCGGCTGAATGCCGTCGATTGCCAGCCGCCGGAAATCACGCTGGCGGCATTCCGCGCTCATGTGTTCGTCAAACCACCGTGCCCCGGCCTCGCCCATGGCACGGGTCACGACGGTATTCGCCAGTAAACGGAATGCATATTCTTTCAGTTCACTTGCCTCGTTGTACAAAAAGATGCCAACCGTCGCGGGAAAGAGCATGTCCAAGCCCGACTCCCTCGTTAATCTGTCGGTCAACAGCGCGCCACCCGCCGCCAGAATTTCGAAAACCCTCAAATTCAAATCGCCATTGAGACTGGTGTTGAGTCCGATCAGCGACGATCCATAAACACGCAGTCCCTCCTTCTGGCCCACTGTTTCGTGCCGCAGGGGAATGCCGGTCCCAGACAGCATCGATAGCAACGCCGAACGCCGCGGATGAAACTTCCCCGTCTGCCCGACAAAAGCCACGCAAGATTGCCGCTGTGCCGCGCGCGCGGCCTTCACCGTGGCATCGTCATGCGGGAAGGTAAGCCCCGGAAACCAAAAGAGGTTTTTTACACCCGCTGTCCGGAAAATGCCGGCATGGTGCCGGTCGTAAAGCAGCACGACCCGGTCAAAGGTTTCGGCCGCGATGTAGTTGAGCATGTTCGTCAGCGGCGACTGCATATGGTGCGTATCCGCCACGAGCAGCACGCGCGGGCACTTGAATGCCCGGAGATTGCGCGGCATGTTGCGCCGGCTCGCATCGGCCAGGCACACGACCACGTCGGGCTTCTGCTCCGGCGGCAAGCGCGCGGCGAGCGCGGCGAGATCATACGCCCCGACCGGAGTCCGGAAGGAAATCACCCGCCCGTCCTTTTTCTCATTTTCCCAGTCCGGGCCGCAGTTGATCTGTTCATCCCCGAGGCGGGGCGGCGCCATGTAGCTGGCGGGCGAAACGGTTGAAAAAAGCACACGCATGGCATCCGGGTTTAAGGGTAATACTGTTAAGGAGATTAAACCGCGAAGGACGCCAAGGATACGAAGCAAAGAGGATGGGACCGGTTTCGCTCATTTATGCCTGTCATAATGCAATCCATTTATAGGTGATGATTATTGAGGTAGTATGCTTTGTGTCCTTCGTGCCCTTTGCGGTTAGCTGAAGGGACCTCCTAGAAATTCATTTTAACCGCGAAGAACGCGAAGGGTTAAAAATCAAGTTATATATCTTCATTCAATATATTATAAAACAAATAGTTTTACGATTTCCTTCGCGTCCTTCGTGGTTAATCAAACGGTATTGGCATTAGGCGGGATAACGTCCGGTCAGCGCGGCTAGCTCGGGATGATCGGGATTGGTCGCGCGCAAGGCGCTCACCGCATCGCGGGCGATCTCCGTCGCGCCCACGCCCTCGGCGAGTTCGACCAGCAGCAGCCAGCCTTCGGCTCTCGAGCGATCAAGCCGCAGGCAGGTTTGCAGGGCGCGGGATGCTTCCCCTCTTTGATCGTCCGCCACCAGCGCGCGCGCAAGCGCGAACCAGTAATCCGCTTTATCCGGCCGCTGCTCCACCGCCGCCAGCAGATACGTCACCGCCCGCTTGGCCTGGCCGTCGGCCAGCGAGGCCGCCCCGAAGAGATGACGGGCCTCCGGGCTGTCCGGTGCGCAACGGAGCGCCTGCCCGGCTTCGAACAAGGCGGTTGAGATATCGTCGCGCGCAAGTGCCTCATGCCCTGCCGCGACCGCATCATCAACGGTCGTGAACACGCCGCAACGCAGAGGCTCCCGCGACATGCGAAAAAGCTCCCGGCCCGACAATTCCAGCTCGTCATACGCCGCCTCGAGCAGATGCCCGAACGCGTCGCCGGCCGCCAGTGTATCCAGAAATCCATGACCGTTTTCATTCAATCCGGCCAGGTGCCGGCGAAACGCGTCCCGCGTGTCCGCGGACATGGCGAGGCGGATCGCCCTGTCTTCATGATTGGCGCCGAACACATCGGCACCGGACACGGGATCGGCGGGCGAGCAATTCCAATCCGCACCGACATCCCCTGCCACGGGAATGCCTGCATGAAACGCGGCGGCGAGCCAGAATTCATGGACCGCGCCCGGCGCGACCAGATGGATGTCGGCCAGTCCGAGCACCGCCTGGTTTTCCTCATGGGTGGCATCATCGGGCGCCAGCACCATGACGCGGGACGGATCGCAACCGGCCGGCGCCAGCGCGTTCTGCAGCGCGCCCAGCAGGCGCTCGCCTCCGCCCGGCAGGCGGTTCGGCCCCGGCACCACGTAGGCCAGAAGGCGCGCGGCGGGCGCGGCCGCCAGAAGGCGCGCCCAGGCCTCGAGCGTCTGCTTCGCCACCGACGGGACGGACAGCATCGTGACCATCAGCACCGCGTCCGGCGGCAGGTTGAGATTGTCGCGCGAAAATTCCAGCCGGGTTTCGTTTTTCGCCGGTTGCAGCGCAAAGGCGCGGGCCGGCCCGCGCAACATGCCCAGTCGCTCGCTGAAACCTTCGCGCCTGTCGTCGTCTTCCGCGCCGCAGACACAAAGATCGATCTCCGGAAATCCCGATGTCGCGCCCGACTCGCCCAGCATGATTTGCAGCGGCGCATGACGATGCAGCGCCAGCCGGGCGACCGTGTCGCATGCCGACGCGATCGTTTCCGGAAACACGAGGACGTCGAGCGCGGCATATTGCAGCGTCGTCATTTGCTCGTCCTCGACCGCGGGCAGCACTTGAAATTCGGCGGCGCACGCGCGGCATTTTTGCGCGAACGGGGAATCATTTGCCGCATCGCGCGCGGAAAACAACACGACCTCAAAATCCGCGGGAGACAAGTGCTCGAAGCGGGCCAGCGCCGCGCAGGTGGCGGACGAGCGCGACCAGTCGTTCGCGACAAACCCCACGCGCAAGCGGCGCCCGATCCGGGAAAGCGGAGGCAATTCGGACAGGGCGGCGGGAACGCGGAAATACCGGGAGAGAATCCGCGCCCGCATCTCCGCATGATGGCGCAGGTTGAGACCGAGCGCATGCAGCGCGGAAAGCGACGAGAGCGGCAGCCAGGTCTCGATGGCCGAGATGACAGAGGCGGAGCCGATGTTGCGCTCGGACCAGCGGGCGAGATCGGTCAGATAAGCGAGCACCGATGCCGACCATGCCTCCGTCTCGCCGGCGAGCGGATCGAGCACGCCCGGCACGCCCAACCGCCACACCGCATAGTCCGGCCACAACCAGCCGGGCACGTCGGCCAGCGAGGGTGCGGACGGGCATCTCCACGCCGGGGCCGCCAGCATGGCTGCCAGCAGGCCGGGCCACCCCGCGACGCTCCATGCGTCGGCTTGCACCAGTGCATCCGGCTCCGTGGCGCGATCCAGCAAACCGCACTCCGTGATCTGCCGGACCAGCGAACGAATCCGTCCGACTTGCGGGCTGGCGACATCGGCCTTGCGCAAGCCTGCGACCGTCTCTGCGGTCTCGCGGCGCACACGATCAAATTGCGCCTGCGCCTCCGGATCGGCGGGCGCGGCGGCGCAGGCCGTCAGCGCGGCCTCCAGGGTGTCGAGGAGTTGCGGCAGCGATGGCCGCGAGGACGAATCATAAACGGGATCAACAATCATGATGGGGAGAACAAAGGACTTCGGAATGAGTTCTACTTTGTTAACTGAGGATACGCGGGCGGCCGGAGGGATTGCGTGGCATGGGCGACACCGCCCATGTGTCCGTGGGTTTGCGGCGCAGAGCGCCGTCCACGGGCGGGGACGCCCGTGCCACTCGGCCCTCCCTGCCTCGCATTAACCGCAGTCAAAAAAGTGGAATCAGCCGCGCTGCGCGCGATCAGTGGGGATGGCAGGCAGGATGCTTGCGCCACGGGTGTGCGGCCACGCGGATGGAGAAAGCGATGGGGTCGGAAAGTGCGCGCATGTCGGCATGGGCGTCCTCGCGCAAGCTTCCGTTCCCTGATTGAGGGACGACATGAGGCCACCGCCGTCCCTTCAAGCCAAGGCAGGCAGGGGCATTGACCCCAAAGCGAATGAACGGAGAGAAGCATTCTTCGCATTTGGCAGGTTTCATGCCATCACTGCGCAATGATGCGTAAACGCATGATATATAATACTATATATTCCTACGACTTTATCCGGACAAATTGGCGATTTATCACTCGGCAAAAAATGCCCCCGCACGGTTGGTTCGTGCGAGGGCACCCGTTTGTTGCCTTACGGGAGCAGCGGCACAGTGTTGCCACCGGGCCGCTGCTTTTCGGATTTTTCTTGGGCCAATGGATCGCTTTATCGCAACAGGGATAACGCGATCTGCGCGCTTTGGTTGGCTTGGGACAACATGGCGGTGCCGGCCTGCACGAGCGTGTTCCAACGCGCGAGCTGGGTCGATTCCTCCGCCACGTCCACATCGACGATGCGGCTGTTGGCGGCCTCCAGGTTGGTCTTGTTGGTCGTCAGCACGTCGGCGGCAAAGCCAAGGCGGCTCTGCTCGGCACCGTTGTTGGCGCGGAACGTGGCGATGTTCTGGATGGCGTCGTTGATGTCATCAATATCGATATCAGCAAGAGACGAAACACCGCTGCCGCTGATTGCGCCGACACCGTCGGTGTCATCGCTGAGGTCTTTGACAGTGATCGCCACGGTCTGGGATCCATCCTCGGAGACTTTCACCACATCAATAGCGTTGCTGCCCGAGTCACCGAACAAGGACACCCCGTTGAATGTCTCGGCTGCGAGCGAAGTCAACTGCAGCTGCAGTTGCTTGAATTCGACGTCGTAGTTGGCTTTGTCGGACGAATTTTTAGTTGGATCCTGATACAGCGTGTACAGCTCCGAGATGCGGTTGAGCACATCGCCGGTGGTCGCGAGCACACCATCCTGCGTCTGGAGATACGAGGTGGTGTTCGCGATGTTGGTATTCGCGGCGCTGGAACGCTTGGCCGCGGCCGAGAGCTTCATCGAAACCGCCAGACCACCCGCATCGTCGGAGGGGTTAACGATTTTCGATCCGCTCGAGAGGCGGTTGAGGCTGCGTTCCAACATCGTGTTGGAAGCGGCAAGATTGTTGGAGGCAATCGTCGCCGCGTAGTTCGAATTAATTACTACTGACATGGTTCTATCCTTGATAAGCGCGACGTCCGTCGTCGCCACGAACCTGAATAATACGGCATCAGGCTGTGCCGCTCCGGGCGAGTTGCCCGGAAGGGTGCCCCGATGATGAGCGCTGGCTGCCGATGGTGGCTATCATCAGGAATTAAATAAATGATTGTGATCTGAAAACCAATATCCCGTGATCGCGCCTCATATCCGGACAAGGGCTGAGATCACGGAACTTGATTGGGGCGGGCTCAGCCTCGGATCAGGCTGAGTGCGATCTGCGCGCTCTGGTTGGCTTGCGACAACATCGCCGTGCCGGCCTGCACCAGCGTGTTCCATCGCGCGAGTTCGGTGGACTCGTAGGCCACGTCCACATCGACGATGCGGCTGTTGGCGGCCTCGAGGTTGGCCTTGTTGGTGACGAGCACGTCGGAGGCAAAGCCGAGGCGGCTCTGCTCGGCACCGTTGTTGGCGCGATAAGTAGCCACTTGCTGGACTGCGGTCTTTAAGTCATCAATGTCGAAACCACCCAGCGTTCCACTGCCGTTCGAATCAGCAAAAACGCCCAACCCGGAGCTGAGATTTTTGGCCGAAATCTCGACGAGCTGAGAGCCGTCCTCGGAAACGGGCACATTGATGGGGGTCGCCGAAAAGAGGGCTTTGCTGTTGAATGTTTCCTCCGTGAGCGAAGCCAACTGCTTTTGGAGCTGCTTATATTCC
This genomic stretch from Termitidicoccus mucosus harbors:
- a CDS encoding flagellin, with translation MSVVINSNYAATIASNNLAASNTMLERSLNRLSSGSKIVNPSDDAGGLAVSMKLSAAAKRSSAANTNIANTTSYLQTQDGVLATTGDVLNRISELYTLYQDPTKNSSDKANYDVEFKQLQLQLTSLAAETFNGVSLFGDSGSNAIDVVKVSEDGSQTVAITVKDLSDDTDGVGAISGSGVSSLADIDIDDINDAIQNIATFRANNGAEQSRLGFAADVLTTNKTNLEAANSRIVDVDVAEESTQLARWNTLVQAGTAMLSQANQSAQIALSLLR
- a CDS encoding protoporphyrinogen/coproporphyrinogen oxidase, whose protein sequence is MIYDYLIIGGGISGVSMARLLQLSGVESICLLEAGSEAGGLCRTRRIGPHVLDTGGGHFLCTKFPEVQNFIFRHLPRTEFNVFQRVSRIVIDGCEVDFPLESNLWQLPSSLCAEYLISVVQNGEARGLPPPDHFESWIRWKLGDLIAERYMLPYNRKIWGVPASEMDIDWLHKIPRIDVRRIVEACLNREFGREYMPSHAEFYYPASGGFQQVFDAIAKPVDKFVLTDCPVTTIERENPGGVLCVNGRFRARTIINTAPWPTLIRSPIFNEEARQAIGRLRHTQLVVSLHEDAYETDTHWLYEPDEQLPRHRSFFIHNFAPRSAANGIFRETNLQRWQAGQGEIHAEINPFAYPVPSRGWAASVMTVLNHLRPFGVHGLGRWGQWQYFNADVCIWEAMHLADELGHPQWRAGMQSQSSPILSV
- a CDS encoding flagellin, which codes for MAVVINTNYAATVASNNLASSNSSLQKSLNRLSSGSKIVSPADDAGGLAVSMKLSAAAKRSGAAAINIGNAVSFLQTQDGVLSTSGDVLERIGELWTLYQDPTKNSLDLANYDQEYKQLQKQLASLTEETFNSKALFSATPINVPVSEDGSQLVEISAKNLSSGLGVFADSNGSGTLGGFDIDDLKTAVQQVATYRANNGAEQSRLGFASDVLVTNKANLEAANSRIVDVDVAYESTELARWNTLVQAGTAMLSQANQSAQIALSLIRG
- a CDS encoding tetratricopeptide repeat protein; translation: MIVDPVYDSSSRPSLPQLLDTLEAALTACAAAPADPEAQAQFDRVRRETAETVAGLRKADVASPQVGRIRSLVRQITECGLLDRATEPDALVQADAWSVAGWPGLLAAMLAAPAWRCPSAPSLADVPGWLWPDYAVWRLGVPGVLDPLAGETEAWSASVLAYLTDLARWSERNIGSASVISAIETWLPLSSLSALHALGLNLRHHAEMRARILSRYFRVPAALSELPPLSRIGRRLRVGFVANDWSRSSATCAALARFEHLSPADFEVVLFSARDAANDSPFAQKCRACAAEFQVLPAVEDEQMTTLQYAALDVLVFPETIASACDTVARLALHRHAPLQIMLGESGATSGFPEIDLCVCGAEDDDRREGFSERLGMLRGPARAFALQPAKNETRLEFSRDNLNLPPDAVLMVTMLSVPSVAKQTLEAWARLLAAAPAARLLAYVVPGPNRLPGGGERLLGALQNALAPAGCDPSRVMVLAPDDATHEENQAVLGLADIHLVAPGAVHEFWLAAAFHAGIPVAGDVGADWNCSPADPVSGADVFGANHEDRAIRLAMSADTRDAFRRHLAGLNENGHGFLDTLAAGDAFGHLLEAAYDELELSGRELFRMSREPLRCGVFTTVDDAVAAGHEALARDDISTALFEAGQALRCAPDSPEARHLFGAASLADGQAKRAVTYLLAAVEQRPDKADYWFALARALVADDQRGEASRALQTCLRLDRSRAEGWLLLVELAEGVGATEIARDAVSALRATNPDHPELAALTGRYPA
- a CDS encoding glycosyltransferase — translated: MRVLFSTVSPASYMAPPRLGDEQINCGPDWENEKKDGRVISFRTPVGAYDLAALAARLPPEQKPDVVVCLADASRRNMPRNLRAFKCPRVLLVADTHHMQSPLTNMLNYIAAETFDRVVLLYDRHHAGIFRTAGVKNLFWFPGLTFPHDDATVKAARAAQRQSCVAFVGQTGKFHPRRSALLSMLSGTGIPLRHETVGQKEGLRVYGSSLIGLNTSLNGDLNLRVFEILAAGGALLTDRLTRESGLDMLFPATVGIFLYNEASELKEYAFRLLANTVVTRAMGEAGARWFDEHMSAECRQRDFRRLAIDGIQPAFAELGEVKPYFSGDAQRLKKVLPDYEATQERCRTEVNVTVFLEDAVPDGLAALYATMPRLKLVNAAQLSEPRDLLLTSSEVNRRHGTGVLLQRYFPSADTFVCLRSMSQFGGETDFGGDHFDLGRAGLSTENRINLLKGILGKYQIRRILVVSFSAQDFAYALIASILTGAPMGIFIMDDQLVYGKGGSLRNIAKQVFERSRLRLVISQEMKEAYEKCFGLPFAVMPPIVTSVAQCCENCWQAKLPSTRHLVVGNIWTAGQLNQLRELTRSGRLSLEWIGGAHNYAWMPSDEGLECDGIRRLASLSEPELAARIAKMPLVIIPSGMLDGSEDNEWITRLSLPSRMAFILTQTHTPMLVLGSPETCAARFVLTLGTGMCCSYEPGAVADTVRRMMEPETHAGLVARAQAVAGAFVMPDAGDWIWRSLAAGRPEPAPFDGIYPAGSDLLSRQDASVISKDELADAQEPKVHLPLII
- a CDS encoding tetratricopeptide repeat protein, with amino-acid sequence MILPPKNIDQPRLNRILHQANVCFANEDWNGARQYLEQAVVLAPEHAQLHAAVGIVTFKIEDYAASCLAFDASLKLSPENPDVLIQYATVLIKLDRKQEAAQVLDRVLRLRSSDSTALALLAGLKQIPLSNPCASRTQTPHRVALDPGLSLEIGDYSYIDDNRLRNPSKAPVHVSIGRFCSIAVDLTIIGLDHRTDWITTYPFLHEWHRKRWPGTQEIPYPSAPEHGGCIHRGEISIGHDVWIGYDVKLFRGVTIGNGAVIGACSLVNKDVPPYAIVAGSPARHIRWRFPDEHIDFLQSIEWWHWPVMKINRYMPFLCSACINELRAQLAEDEQS